In Longimicrobium sp., the following are encoded in one genomic region:
- a CDS encoding phosphoribosylanthranilate isomerase, whose translation MSTWPPEVKVCGLTRHQDAVVAVEAGAAFLGTILAPGYRRTVAPEDAAAIFRGLPARRVGVFVGGGRDEVLRAAEAAGVDVLQLHGDEPPERAAELRAAGFTVWKAVRPRDAEEFAEAVARYASAVDAILVDGFNPTAAGGTGTAFPWYEVASRRAGLPHGVALIAAGGLHPGNVAEAARVLRPDVVDVSSGVESAPGVKDAEAVRGFVAAVRGLAARTG comes from the coding sequence ATGAGCACCTGGCCGCCCGAGGTGAAGGTCTGCGGGCTCACGCGCCACCAGGACGCGGTGGTCGCCGTCGAGGCCGGGGCGGCGTTCCTGGGGACGATCCTGGCGCCCGGCTATCGGCGGACGGTGGCGCCGGAGGACGCCGCCGCTATCTTCCGGGGCCTTCCCGCCCGCAGGGTCGGCGTGTTCGTCGGCGGCGGCCGCGACGAGGTGCTGCGCGCCGCGGAGGCCGCCGGGGTGGACGTGCTCCAGCTGCACGGGGACGAGCCTCCCGAGCGGGCGGCGGAGCTGCGCGCGGCCGGGTTCACGGTGTGGAAGGCGGTGCGCCCGCGGGACGCGGAGGAGTTCGCGGAGGCGGTCGCGCGCTACGCCTCCGCGGTCGACGCGATCCTGGTGGACGGGTTCAACCCGACGGCGGCGGGGGGGACCGGAACCGCGTTTCCGTGGTATGAGGTCGCCTCCCGCCGGGCGGGTCTGCCGCACGGCGTGGCGCTGATCGCGGCCGGGGGGCTCCACCCCGGCAACGTGGCCGAGGCGGCGCGGGTGCTCAGGCCAGACGTGGTGGACGTGAGCTCGGGCGTCGAGAGCGCGCCGGGGGTGAAGGACGCGGAGGCGGTGCGCGGGTTCGTGGCGGCGGTGCGGGGGCTCGCCGCGCGGACCGGGTGA
- the trpC gene encoding indole-3-glycerol phosphate synthase TrpC translates to MNESLLDRIVAVKRSEVQLLAPQADDLVARARDAEPARGFAAALRHPAEVRLLAEVKRRSPSAGDIRPGADPVEVAQAYHEGGAAALSVLTDREFFGGDLEALVRVRSAVPLPVLRKDFTVDPLQVWEARAAGADAVLLIVRILSDAELADLLGLVGELGMDALVEVHGGGELERALAAGATLVGVNNRDLGTFVTDLGVSLGLAPRVPPTVTLVAESGIRAAADVDRLGAAGFDAVLVGESLMRQGDLRAAAAALAGRPKRAEARAA, encoded by the coding sequence TTGAACGAGAGTCTCCTCGACCGCATCGTCGCAGTCAAGCGCAGCGAGGTGCAACTCCTTGCCCCGCAAGCCGATGACCTCGTCGCGCGCGCCCGGGACGCGGAGCCCGCGCGCGGCTTCGCGGCGGCGCTCCGCCACCCCGCCGAAGTGCGGCTCCTGGCCGAGGTGAAGCGCCGCTCGCCCTCGGCCGGCGACATCCGCCCGGGCGCCGACCCGGTGGAGGTGGCGCAGGCGTACCACGAGGGCGGGGCGGCGGCGCTCTCGGTGCTCACCGACCGCGAGTTCTTCGGGGGTGACCTGGAGGCGCTGGTGCGCGTCAGAAGCGCAGTTCCCCTTCCAGTGCTGCGCAAGGACTTCACGGTGGACCCGCTCCAGGTGTGGGAGGCGCGGGCCGCCGGGGCCGATGCCGTGCTCCTGATCGTGCGCATCCTCTCCGACGCCGAGCTCGCCGACCTGCTGGGGCTCGTGGGCGAGCTGGGGATGGACGCGCTGGTGGAGGTGCACGGTGGGGGCGAGCTGGAGCGCGCGCTGGCCGCCGGGGCGACCCTGGTGGGCGTCAACAACCGCGACCTGGGGACGTTCGTGACCGACCTGGGCGTCTCGCTGGGGCTGGCGCCGCGCGTGCCGCCGACGGTCACGCTGGTGGCCGAGAGCGGGATCCGCGCGGCGGCGGACGTGGACCGGCTGGGCGCGGCGGGGTTCGACGCCGTCCTCGTCGGCGAGTCGCTGATGCGGCAGGGCGACCTGCGCGCGGCGGCGGCGGCGCTGGCCGGGCGCCCGAAGCGCGCGGAGGCGCGGGCGGCATGA
- the lexA gene encoding transcriptional repressor LexA: MALTKKQRQILDYVESFVDSYGYSPSYEEIAQAFNYSSLATVHEHLTNLEQKGFLRKNYNKSRSLEVVRADLHAPALELPLLGTVAAGLPLEAITEQETITVPHDMVRRGNNYVLRVKGDSMIDEQIRDGDYIIVNSRQTAENGEMVVALVDGESATVKKFYREGPRVRLQPANPTMQPMVYPAERVQVQGIVVGVIRKY; encoded by the coding sequence ATGGCGCTCACGAAGAAGCAACGGCAGATCCTGGACTACGTCGAGAGCTTCGTCGACAGCTACGGCTATTCGCCGAGCTACGAGGAGATCGCCCAGGCGTTCAACTACTCGTCCCTCGCCACCGTGCACGAGCATTTGACAAATCTGGAGCAGAAGGGCTTTCTTCGGAAGAACTACAACAAGAGCCGCTCGCTGGAGGTGGTGCGCGCCGACCTGCACGCCCCCGCCCTGGAGCTGCCCTTGCTGGGCACGGTTGCCGCCGGCCTCCCGCTGGAGGCGATCACCGAGCAGGAGACCATCACCGTCCCGCACGACATGGTCCGCCGCGGCAACAACTACGTGCTCCGGGTCAAGGGCGACTCGATGATCGACGAGCAGATCCGCGACGGCGACTACATCATCGTGAACTCGCGCCAGACGGCCGAGAACGGCGAGATGGTGGTGGCGCTGGTGGACGGCGAGAGCGCCACCGTGAAGAAGTTCTACCGCGAGGGGCCCCGGGTGCGGCTGCAGCCGGCCAACCCCACCATGCAGCCGATGGTCTATCCGGCCGAGCGCGTCCAGGTCCAGGGGATCGTGGTCGGCGTGATTCGCAAGTACTGA